One genomic segment of Bradyrhizobium prioriisuperbiae includes these proteins:
- the hflK gene encoding FtsH protease activity modulator HflK, whose translation MPWKNQGGGPWGSGPKGPWGSGPQSSGPKPPDLEDLLRRGQDRLQTLLPGGHFSAMGIGLLVVAAIAIWALSGFFRVQSEELGVVLRFGKHVRTVQPGLNYHLPYPIETVLLPKALRVSTLSIGMRYDESRRGGTFRDVPEESLMLTGDENIVDVDFTVLWRIKPDGVGDYLFNIQNPEGTVKAVAESAMREAVGRAQIQPILTGARTTTEAAVQDLMQKTLDSYKAGVLIQQVQMQKVDPPAQVIDAFRDVQAARADLERLQNEAQTYANRVVPDARGRGAQILQVAQGYKEQAVAEAKGQTARFLKVYDEYKKAPDVTRQRIYLETMERVLGSAEKVVIDPGSAGGSPGIVPYLPLSELSRRQPAPAPQQQQGGSAR comes from the coding sequence ATGCCGTGGAAGAATCAAGGTGGCGGCCCGTGGGGTTCGGGTCCGAAAGGACCATGGGGCTCCGGACCGCAGTCGTCGGGACCGAAGCCGCCGGATCTCGAAGACCTTCTGCGGCGGGGGCAGGATCGTCTGCAGACGCTGCTGCCGGGCGGGCATTTCAGTGCCATGGGCATCGGGCTCCTGGTCGTCGCGGCGATTGCGATCTGGGCGCTGTCCGGGTTCTTCCGCGTGCAGTCGGAAGAGCTGGGCGTCGTGCTGCGCTTCGGCAAGCATGTTCGCACCGTGCAGCCGGGCCTGAACTATCACCTGCCGTATCCGATCGAGACCGTGCTGCTGCCGAAGGCGCTGCGTGTCTCCACCCTGAGCATCGGCATGCGCTACGATGAATCGCGCCGTGGCGGCACCTTCCGCGACGTGCCGGAAGAAAGCCTGATGTTGACCGGCGACGAAAACATCGTCGACGTGGACTTCACCGTGCTCTGGCGCATCAAGCCGGACGGCGTCGGCGACTACCTCTTCAACATCCAGAATCCCGAAGGCACCGTGAAAGCGGTGGCTGAAAGCGCGATGCGCGAAGCAGTCGGCCGCGCCCAGATCCAGCCGATCCTGACCGGCGCCCGCACCACCACGGAAGCGGCGGTGCAGGACTTGATGCAGAAGACGCTCGACAGCTACAAGGCAGGCGTTTTGATCCAGCAGGTGCAGATGCAGAAGGTCGATCCGCCGGCGCAGGTGATCGATGCGTTCCGCGACGTGCAGGCGGCCCGCGCCGACCTCGAGCGGTTGCAGAACGAAGCCCAGACCTACGCCAACCGCGTGGTGCCCGATGCACGGGGACGCGGTGCGCAGATCCTGCAGGTGGCGCAGGGCTACAAGGAGCAGGCGGTGGCGGAAGCCAAGGGTCAGACCGCGCGCTTCCTCAAGGTCTATGACGAATACAAGAAGGCGCCCGACGTGACGCGGCAACGCATCTATCTCGAAACCATGGAGCGTGTGCTCGGTTCGGCCGAAAAGGTTGTGATCGATCCGGGATCGGCGGGCGGCTCGCCCGGCATCGTGCCTTATCTGCCGCTGAGTGAACTCTCGCGACGACAGCCGGCGCCTGCGCCGCAACAGCAACAGGGCGGGAGCGCACGATGA
- a CDS encoding dihydrofolate reductase: protein MSDGGIHIVFVVAIAENGVIGHDNAMPWRLKSDLKRFKALTLDKPVVMGRKTFLSIGKPLPGRTNIVVTRDAGFQAPGIVVVPSLDAAYDVARGDALRRFATEIAVIGGAEIYKQWLDRADRLEITEVHAQPAGDVFLTELLKPNPTRWTEVSRVRNTAAAVDSADFTYATYIRRSAD from the coding sequence ATGAGTGACGGCGGCATCCACATCGTGTTCGTCGTCGCGATCGCCGAGAACGGCGTCATCGGTCACGACAATGCCATGCCGTGGCGGCTGAAATCTGACCTGAAGCGCTTCAAGGCGCTGACGCTGGACAAGCCCGTGGTCATGGGCCGCAAGACATTCCTGTCGATCGGCAAGCCGCTGCCGGGTCGCACCAACATCGTGGTAACGCGCGATGCTGGCTTTCAAGCGCCGGGGATCGTGGTCGTGCCGTCGCTCGATGCCGCGTACGATGTGGCGCGCGGTGATGCGCTGCGTCGTTTTGCCACTGAAATTGCCGTGATCGGTGGCGCCGAAATTTATAAGCAATGGCTCGATCGAGCGGATCGTCTGGAGATCACCGAAGTCCACGCACAGCCTGCAGGCGATGTGTTTCTCACCGAGTTGTTGAAGCCGAACCCAACACGCTGGACGGAAGTCAGCCGCGTCAGAAATACGGCCGCAGCGGTCGACAGCGCCGATTTCACTTATGCGACATATATACGCCGGTCGGCCGATTAA
- a CDS encoding GNAT family N-acetyltransferase: MSLSIRPPRTDEAALVLDFVRELADYEKLSHDVVATEAMIEQALFAPQPRLFCDIAEWEGTPVGFSLWFLNFSSFRGRHGIYLEDLFVRPAFRGFGIGKALLAALAHRCAANGWARLEWSVLDWNTPSIAFYKSIGATLMDGWTTCRLTGEALQQLGSQGGRHE; encoded by the coding sequence TTGAGCCTGTCGATCCGTCCGCCGCGGACCGACGAAGCTGCGCTGGTGCTCGATTTCGTGCGTGAACTGGCTGACTACGAGAAGCTGTCGCACGACGTCGTTGCCACCGAGGCGATGATTGAACAGGCTCTGTTTGCGCCGCAGCCGCGGCTGTTTTGCGATATCGCCGAATGGGAGGGGACGCCGGTCGGCTTCTCGCTCTGGTTTCTCAATTTCTCGTCATTCCGCGGCCGCCACGGGATCTATCTGGAGGATCTGTTCGTGCGTCCGGCTTTTCGCGGTTTTGGCATCGGCAAGGCACTGCTTGCCGCTCTGGCGCATCGCTGTGCCGCCAATGGATGGGCGCGTCTTGAATGGTCGGTGCTCGATTGGAACACCCCTTCGATCGCGTTTTACAAATCGATCGGTGCGACCCTGATGGACGGTTGGACCACGTGCCGCCTGACCGGCGAAGCCCTGCAGCAGCTTGGATCGCAGGGCGGGCGGCATGAGTGA
- a CDS encoding thymidylate synthase, whose translation MHQYHDLLERILADGAEKTDRTGTGTLSVFGHQMRFNLASGFPMLTTKKLPLKSIVHELLWFLAGDTNVKYLQDHKVTIWDEWADENGDLGPVYGRQWRSWEAPDGRVIDQISNVIEMIRRSPDSRRLIVSAWNPADVDKMALPPCHCLFQFYVAKGRLSCQLYQRSADVFLGVPFNIASYALLTMIIAQVTGLKAGDFVHTLGDAHLYSNHLEQARLQLSRAPRALPTMKINPDVKDIFAFRFEDFVLEGYDPHPHIKAEVAV comes from the coding sequence ATGCATCAATACCACGACCTGCTTGAACGCATTCTCGCCGATGGTGCCGAGAAGACCGACCGCACCGGCACCGGCACGCTGTCGGTGTTCGGGCATCAGATGCGCTTCAATCTCGCCTCGGGCTTTCCGATGCTGACGACCAAGAAGCTGCCGCTGAAGTCCATCGTACACGAGCTGCTCTGGTTCCTCGCCGGCGACACCAACGTCAAATACCTGCAGGACCACAAGGTCACCATCTGGGACGAGTGGGCCGACGAGAACGGCGACCTCGGCCCGGTTTACGGCCGCCAGTGGCGCTCGTGGGAAGCGCCGGACGGCCGCGTGATCGACCAGATCAGCAATGTGATCGAGATGATCCGGCGCAGTCCGGATTCGCGCCGGCTGATCGTCAGCGCCTGGAACCCGGCTGATGTCGACAAGATGGCGTTGCCACCGTGCCACTGCCTGTTCCAGTTCTATGTCGCCAAAGGCCGGCTGTCGTGCCAGCTCTACCAGCGCTCGGCGGATGTGTTTCTCGGTGTTCCCTTCAACATCGCCTCCTATGCGCTCCTGACCATGATAATCGCACAGGTGACCGGGCTGAAGGCCGGCGACTTCGTGCACACCCTCGGCGATGCGCATCTCTATTCCAATCACCTTGAACAGGCGCGGCTGCAACTGTCGCGTGCACCACGTGCGCTGCCGACCATGAAGATCAATCCGGACGTGAAGGACATCTTCGCCTTCCGCTTCGAGGACTTCGTGCTGGAAGGCTACGATCCGCATCCGCACATCAAGGCCGAGGTCGCGGTTTGA
- a CDS encoding tripartite tricarboxylate transporter substrate-binding protein: MSFSRLFLRSLGLLTLATAFAVPAAAQDYPTRQITMIVPFAAGGPTDVISRIVASHMSQTLGQAIVIENVVGAGGTTGTTRAAKATNDGYTLITGHMGTHAAAVPLYPKLAYHPETDFEPVALLAGTPILILARKDFPASNLKEFVAYLKANTDKLNMAHAGVGSVSYSSCELLNSVLDIKPTGVPFNGTGPAMNALVGQQVDYMCDQIVNAVPQIKGGTIRAYAVATPERNPSLPDLPTTIEGGLPAYQASAWNAIFAPKGTPAPILAKLNAAAAKALDDENVRKRLLDLGSDIPKPEGRTQAALGALVKSEVAKWSAVLKPATN, translated from the coding sequence ATGTCTTTCAGCCGTTTGTTCCTGCGATCGCTGGGCCTGCTTACGTTGGCGACCGCCTTCGCCGTGCCTGCAGCCGCGCAGGATTACCCGACCCGCCAGATCACCATGATCGTGCCGTTCGCCGCGGGCGGACCGACCGACGTGATTTCGCGTATCGTGGCCAGCCACATGTCGCAGACGCTTGGTCAGGCCATCGTCATCGAGAACGTGGTCGGCGCCGGCGGCACCACCGGTACGACCCGGGCGGCCAAGGCCACCAATGACGGCTACACCCTGATCACCGGCCACATGGGCACCCATGCCGCTGCGGTGCCGCTCTATCCCAAGCTCGCCTATCACCCCGAGACGGATTTCGAGCCGGTGGCGCTGCTTGCAGGCACTCCGATCCTGATCCTGGCGCGCAAGGATTTTCCCGCCAGCAACCTGAAAGAGTTCGTGGCCTATCTCAAGGCCAACACCGACAAGCTCAACATGGCCCATGCCGGCGTCGGCTCCGTGTCGTATTCGTCGTGCGAACTGTTGAATTCCGTGCTCGACATCAAGCCGACTGGTGTGCCCTTCAACGGCACCGGTCCGGCGATGAATGCGCTGGTTGGCCAGCAAGTCGATTACATGTGCGACCAGATCGTCAACGCCGTGCCGCAGATCAAGGGCGGCACCATCCGCGCCTATGCGGTGGCGACGCCGGAGCGCAATCCCTCGCTGCCTGACCTGCCGACCACGATCGAGGGCGGATTGCCGGCCTACCAGGCGTCGGCCTGGAACGCGATATTCGCCCCGAAGGGGACGCCGGCGCCGATCCTGGCCAAGCTCAACGCTGCGGCGGCGAAGGCGCTGGACGACGAGAATGTGCGCAAGCGGCTGCTCGACCTCGGCAGCGATATCCCCAAGCCGGAAGGCCGCACCCAGGCGGCGCTGGGGGCGCTGGTGAAGAGCGAAGTCGCCAAGTGGAGCGCCGTGCTGAAGCCGGCGACCAACTGA
- a CDS encoding tripartite tricarboxylate transporter permease, translating into MDIFSNLGLGFKVVFALTQWTPAFLGGMSIPVPTNILLCLIGALVGTLVGVLPGIGTIATVAMLLPITFGLPPVGALIMLAGIYYGAQYGGSTTSILVNIPGEATSVVTTLDGFQMAKQGRAGPALAIAAIGSFAAGCVATVLIAVLGAPLTKLALAFGPAEYFSLMVLGLVFAVVLAKGSVLKAIAVIVLGLLLSMVGSDIETGVSRMAFNIPELADGLGFATVAMGVFGFAEIIRNLDKGAEEDRSLVQEHITGLMPTKKDLIDSAPAIARGTVLGSILGILPGGGAVIASFAAYTFEKKIAKDPSRFGRGAIEGVAAPESANNAAAQTSFIPLLTLGIPPNAVMALMVGAMTIHGIVPGPQVMQKQPELVWGMIASMWVGNLMLLVINLPLVGIWVRLLRVPYRLMFPSIVIFCAIGIYSINNAPMDVILAGAFGLVGYWLVKHDFEPAPLLLGMVLGPLMEENLRRAMLISRGDATVFFTRPLSATLMAIAAFLLVLAVLPSLKRKRDEVFVESEN; encoded by the coding sequence ATGGATATTTTTTCCAACCTTGGGCTCGGCTTTAAGGTCGTCTTCGCGCTGACGCAGTGGACTCCGGCTTTCCTGGGCGGGATGTCGATCCCGGTTCCGACCAACATCCTGCTGTGTCTGATCGGAGCGCTGGTCGGCACTCTGGTCGGCGTGCTGCCGGGTATCGGCACCATCGCCACCGTGGCGATGCTGTTGCCGATCACCTTCGGCCTGCCGCCGGTCGGCGCGCTGATCATGCTGGCCGGCATTTATTACGGCGCCCAGTATGGCGGATCGACCACCTCCATCCTGGTCAACATTCCGGGTGAGGCGACCTCGGTGGTTACCACGCTCGATGGTTTCCAGATGGCCAAGCAGGGCCGTGCCGGTCCCGCGCTCGCCATTGCCGCGATCGGTTCGTTCGCTGCCGGCTGCGTCGCCACCGTGCTGATCGCCGTGCTCGGTGCGCCGCTGACCAAGCTCGCGCTGGCGTTCGGTCCCGCCGAATACTTCTCGCTGATGGTGCTGGGCCTGGTGTTCGCCGTGGTGTTGGCCAAGGGCTCGGTGCTGAAGGCGATCGCCGTCATCGTGCTTGGCCTGCTGCTGTCGATGGTCGGCTCCGACATCGAAACCGGCGTCTCGCGCATGGCCTTCAACATTCCGGAACTGGCCGACGGCCTCGGCTTCGCCACCGTGGCGATGGGTGTGTTTGGCTTTGCGGAAATCATCCGCAACCTCGACAAGGGTGCGGAGGAAGACCGCAGCCTGGTGCAGGAGCACATCACCGGTCTGATGCCGACCAAAAAGGACCTGATCGATTCCGCGCCCGCGATCGCCCGCGGCACGGTGCTCGGCTCGATTCTCGGCATTCTGCCTGGTGGTGGCGCGGTGATCGCGTCGTTCGCCGCCTACACCTTCGAAAAGAAGATCGCCAAGGATCCGTCGCGCTTCGGCCGCGGCGCGATCGAGGGCGTTGCGGCGCCGGAAAGCGCCAACAACGCCGCCGCGCAGACCTCCTTCATCCCGCTGCTGACCCTCGGCATTCCGCCGAACGCGGTGATGGCGCTGATGGTGGGCGCGATGACCATCCACGGCATCGTGCCGGGCCCGCAGGTGATGCAGAAGCAGCCCGAGCTGGTCTGGGGCATGATCGCCTCGATGTGGGTCGGCAACCTGATGCTGCTGGTCATCAACCTGCCGCTGGTCGGCATCTGGGTGCGGCTGCTGCGCGTGCCCTACCGGTTGATGTTCCCCTCGATCGTGATCTTCTGCGCCATCGGCATCTATTCCATCAACAATGCGCCGATGGATGTGATCCTGGCCGGCGCCTTCGGCCTCGTCGGCTACTGGCTGGTGAAGCATGATTTCGAACCGGCGCCGTTGCTGCTCGGCATGGTGCTGGGGCCGCTGATGGAAGAGAACCTGCGCCGCGCCATGCTGATCTCGCGCGGCGATGCCACCGTGTTCTTCACCCGGCCGTTGTCGGCCACCCTGATGGCGATCGCCGCCTTCCTGCTGGTGCTCGCTGTGCTGCCGTCGCTGAAGCGCAAGCGCGACGAGGTGTTTGTCGAATCGGAGAACTAG
- a CDS encoding tripartite tricarboxylate transporter TctB family protein → MSKAPDRMAGVEPRGIGIRNPIGSTAVVVIAFAPQLVAIAAFLVRSILSIAPGIFGPFSISAGSTALVGFIADKNLLGLYSLPLVVIAIFTLFPRIKGPQDYYGGIVMIAVSLFALWASIDLAGQRGFSFGPGTAPRLFCGLLFLLGLAIAVTGLVTDGSPLQRFAVRGPLFVTLAIVFFAFAIRPLGLILSSILTFLIAATGSSETRWGEAIIVGVLLTLFCAFLFPYALGLPFQQLPAFLQ, encoded by the coding sequence ATGAGTAAAGCGCCAGATCGGATGGCGGGGGTCGAGCCGCGCGGGATCGGGATTCGGAATCCAATAGGCTCCACTGCCGTGGTGGTTATTGCGTTCGCCCCACAGCTGGTCGCTATTGCAGCCTTTCTTGTCCGTTCGATTCTTTCGATTGCGCCGGGAATCTTTGGGCCGTTCTCGATCTCGGCCGGCTCAACGGCTCTCGTGGGCTTCATCGCCGACAAGAATTTGCTGGGCCTTTATTCCCTGCCGTTGGTCGTGATCGCAATCTTTACGCTTTTTCCGAGAATCAAAGGCCCGCAGGATTACTACGGCGGCATCGTCATGATCGCCGTCTCGTTATTCGCGCTCTGGGCATCGATCGATCTCGCTGGCCAACGCGGCTTTTCATTCGGACCGGGAACCGCGCCGCGGCTATTCTGTGGATTGTTGTTTCTGCTCGGTCTAGCGATCGCGGTGACCGGCCTTGTGACCGACGGCAGTCCGCTGCAGCGGTTTGCGGTTCGCGGGCCGCTGTTTGTGACGCTTGCGATCGTGTTTTTCGCTTTTGCGATCCGTCCGCTCGGTCTGATTTTGTCGAGCATTCTCACGTTTTTGATTGCTGCGACCGGCTCGTCGGAAACCCGATGGGGCGAGGCGATCATCGTCGGGGTGCTGCTGACCTTGTTCTGCGCCTTCCTTTTCCCCTATGCGCTCGGGCTGCCATTCCAGCAGCTGCCAGCGTTCTTGCAGTGA
- a CDS encoding SspB family protein, whose amino-acid sequence MPTDHIRYDVLARDALRGVVRRVLTDAATHGLPGDHHFYITFLSRADGVKLSPRLLAQYPQEMTIILQHQFWDLIVTDERFEVGLSFGGTPERLVVPFGAIKSFFDPSAKFGLEFDPSAAEAALETTPDAEPALPSQAASEPKDGAKSESEPDDEPTKPTEGAEVVRLDRFRKK is encoded by the coding sequence ATGCCGACCGATCACATTCGTTATGATGTCCTGGCGCGCGACGCGCTGCGCGGCGTGGTGCGCCGCGTGCTCACCGACGCCGCGACCCACGGCCTGCCCGGTGACCATCATTTCTACATCACGTTTCTGTCGAGGGCCGATGGCGTCAAGCTGTCGCCCCGCTTGCTCGCGCAGTACCCCCAGGAGATGACCATCATCCTGCAGCACCAGTTCTGGGACCTGATCGTGACCGACGAAAGGTTCGAGGTTGGGCTGTCGTTCGGCGGCACGCCCGAGCGGCTGGTGGTGCCGTTCGGCGCCATCAAGAGTTTCTTCGACCCGTCCGCCAAATTCGGGCTCGAGTTCGATCCGTCGGCGGCGGAGGCCGCGCTGGAAACCACGCCGGATGCCGAACCGGCCCTGCCCAGCCAGGCCGCAAGCGAGCCCAAGGACGGCGCCAAGTCCGAGAGCGAGCCGGATGACGAGCCGACCAAGCCCACCGAGGGCGCCGAGGTGGTGCGGCTCGATCGTTTCCGCAAGAAGTGA
- the fumC gene encoding class II fumarate hydratase, giving the protein MARAPKANPTRTETDTFGPIEVAADRYWGAQTERSRNNFRIGGERMPQPIIRALAVVKLAAAETNRELGLLDPKLADAIGRAAREVIDGTLNDHFPLVVWQTGSGTQTNMNVNEVISNRAIELLSGTRGSKKPVHPNDHVNMSQSSNDSFPTAMHIAAAERIHTDLLPALNHLLTALKAKEKEFAKIVKIGRTHTQDATPLTLGQEFSGYAAQIASGMARIRLAVKELYALAQGGTAVGTGLNAKPRFAKLFAKHAAVITKLPFITAPNKFEALASNDAYVAVHGAINSAATGLFKIANDIRLLGSGPRSGLGELILPENEPGSSIMPGKVNPTQCEALTMVCCQVFGNETTITVAGSQGHFELNVYKPVLAHCMLQSIGLIADAARSFTDHCVTGIRADEKRIQDLMQRSLMLVTALAPKIGYDSAAKVAKTAHANGTTLREEAVRLGFVSAAEFDRLVKPDKMTQPG; this is encoded by the coding sequence ATGGCACGCGCACCGAAGGCAAACCCAACCCGCACCGAGACCGATACGTTCGGGCCGATCGAGGTCGCCGCCGACCGCTATTGGGGCGCGCAAACCGAGCGTTCCCGCAACAATTTCCGGATCGGCGGCGAGCGCATGCCGCAGCCGATCATCCGGGCGCTGGCCGTCGTCAAGCTCGCCGCCGCGGAGACCAACCGCGAACTCGGCCTGCTCGATCCCAAGCTGGCCGATGCCATTGGCCGCGCGGCACGCGAGGTAATCGACGGCACGCTCAACGATCATTTCCCGCTGGTGGTCTGGCAGACCGGCTCCGGCACCCAGACCAACATGAACGTCAATGAGGTGATCTCGAACCGCGCCATCGAACTGCTCAGCGGCACCCGTGGCAGCAAGAAACCGGTGCACCCCAACGACCACGTCAATATGAGCCAGTCGTCGAACGACAGCTTCCCGACGGCGATGCATATCGCCGCCGCCGAGCGCATTCACACCGACCTACTGCCGGCACTGAACCATCTGCTCACCGCGCTCAAGGCGAAAGAGAAAGAGTTTGCCAAGATCGTCAAGATCGGCCGCACCCACACCCAGGATGCCACACCGCTGACGCTGGGACAGGAGTTCTCCGGTTACGCCGCCCAGATCGCTAGCGGCATGGCGCGGATCCGCCTCGCCGTGAAGGAATTGTACGCGCTGGCGCAAGGCGGCACCGCGGTCGGCACCGGCCTCAATGCCAAGCCGCGTTTTGCCAAGCTGTTTGCCAAACACGCAGCCGTGATCACAAAGCTGCCGTTCATCACCGCGCCGAACAAGTTCGAAGCGCTGGCGTCGAACGACGCTTATGTCGCGGTGCACGGCGCGATCAATTCCGCCGCCACCGGCCTGTTCAAGATCGCCAACGACATTCGCCTGCTCGGTTCCGGCCCGCGCTCGGGATTGGGTGAACTGATCCTGCCGGAGAACGAGCCGGGCTCTTCGATCATGCCGGGCAAGGTCAATCCGACCCAGTGCGAAGCCCTGACCATGGTGTGCTGCCAGGTGTTCGGCAACGAAACCACCATCACGGTGGCCGGCAGCCAGGGGCATTTCGAGCTCAACGTCTACAAGCCCGTGCTGGCACATTGTATGCTACAGTCGATCGGGTTGATTGCGGATGCGGCGCGCTCTTTCACGGACCATTGCGTCACCGGCATCCGCGCCGACGAAAAGCGGATCCAGGACCTGATGCAACGCTCGCTGATGCTCGTCACCGCGCTGGCTCCAAAGATCGGTTACGACAGTGCCGCCAAGGTCGCCAAGACGGCCCACGCCAACGGAACCACACTGCGCGAAGAGGCGGTACGGCTCGGCTTTGTCAGCGCCGCCGAATTCGATCGACTGGTGAAGCCGGACAAAATGACGCAGCCGGGATGA
- a CDS encoding DUF4169 family protein: MGEVVNLNRVRKRVAREQAKKEADANRIKFGRSKTERTIDETTTRRQDSLLEQHRIDREDET; this comes from the coding sequence GTGGGCGAAGTTGTGAACCTGAACCGCGTCAGGAAGCGGGTCGCGCGAGAGCAAGCGAAGAAAGAGGCCGACGCCAACCGCATCAAGTTCGGGCGCAGCAAGACCGAGCGAACCATCGACGAGACGACAACCCGACGGCAGGACTCTTTGCTGGAGCAGCACCGGATCGATCGCGAGGACGAAACATGA
- a CDS encoding ribbon-helix-helix domain-containing protein, with translation MKSPVVKRSIVVAGHKTSVSLEEAFWNGMKEISSERDLTLSELVGEIDGHRQQGNLSSAIRLFVLDYFRKRASGSAKTTDGKSSDNTDAAAQMSHQENT, from the coding sequence ATGAAATCCCCCGTCGTGAAACGCTCGATTGTCGTCGCTGGTCATAAAACCAGCGTCAGCCTCGAAGAGGCCTTCTGGAACGGCATGAAGGAGATCTCCAGCGAGCGCGACCTGACGCTGTCGGAACTGGTGGGCGAAATCGACGGTCATCGCCAGCAGGGGAACCTGTCCTCCGCCATTCGGCTGTTCGTGCTCGACTACTTTCGCAAGCGTGCAAGCGGCTCGGCGAAAACTACTGATGGAAAATCGAGCGACAATACGGATGCGGCTGCGCAAATGTCCCATCAGGAAAATACCTGA
- a CDS encoding ribbon-helix-helix domain-containing protein — translation METERAASEHGGPVEKEFAVVKRSVVVDGHKTSVSLEDAFWRSLKDIAARRGMTLSTQIAVIDQHRKTNNLSSAIRLFVLEHFRARALSAVFIGERQGMPRGLEPRA, via the coding sequence ATGGAGACCGAAAGAGCAGCATCCGAACACGGCGGACCCGTCGAAAAGGAATTTGCCGTTGTCAAACGATCGGTCGTCGTTGATGGCCACAAAACCAGCGTCAGTCTCGAGGATGCGTTCTGGCGCAGCCTGAAGGATATTGCGGCGCGACGCGGCATGACGCTGTCGACGCAGATCGCCGTGATCGACCAGCACCGCAAAACCAACAATCTGTCATCGGCGATCCGGCTGTTCGTGCTGGAACACTTCCGCGCCCGTGCGCTCAGCGCCGTCTTCATCGGCGAGCGCCAGGGCATGCCGCGCGGCCTGGAACCGCGCGCATAA
- a CDS encoding GNAT family N-acetyltransferase has protein sequence MSEFLIRTMRPDDISTAVNWAAAEGWNPGLADDACFATVDPEGFLIGELDGVAAATISCVNYDASFAFLGFYMVRADLRGHGYGLRVWDAAIAHAGTRVIGLDGVVAQQQNYKKSGFAFAYANVRYGGTVAAPPAPQAGVIPLTELPLATVEASDAMVFPASRTAFLRGWINAPGHIGCALVRDGELAGWGVIRPCRRGHKIGPLVADSRGAAETVLSALLARAGGGEIFLDIPGTNRDAIALAQDLGLAPVFETARMYTGKIPSLRLDRLFGVTTFELG, from the coding sequence GTGAGCGAATTCCTGATCCGGACCATGCGGCCGGACGATATCTCGACCGCCGTGAATTGGGCGGCGGCGGAAGGCTGGAACCCCGGCCTTGCCGACGACGCCTGTTTCGCCACGGTTGATCCGGAAGGCTTCCTGATCGGCGAGCTCGACGGGGTCGCGGCCGCAACCATCTCCTGCGTCAATTACGACGCGAGCTTTGCCTTCCTCGGCTTCTACATGGTGCGCGCGGACTTGCGTGGCCACGGCTACGGACTGCGCGTATGGGACGCCGCCATCGCGCACGCCGGAACGCGTGTGATCGGGCTCGACGGCGTCGTGGCGCAGCAGCAAAACTACAAGAAGTCAGGGTTCGCGTTCGCTTATGCCAATGTCCGGTACGGCGGGACCGTCGCCGCTCCACCAGCGCCGCAAGCCGGTGTCATTCCGCTCACCGAACTCCCGCTGGCAACCGTGGAGGCCTCCGACGCCATGGTGTTCCCGGCTTCACGCACGGCGTTTCTGCGCGGGTGGATCAACGCACCCGGACATATCGGTTGCGCGCTGGTGCGCGACGGCGAACTTGCCGGCTGGGGCGTGATCCGCCCCTGCCGAAGGGGTCACAAGATCGGGCCGCTGGTGGCTGACAGCCGCGGCGCCGCCGAGACCGTTCTCTCGGCTTTGCTGGCCCGCGCCGGAGGCGGCGAGATCTTTCTCGATATTCCCGGCACCAACCGAGACGCGATCGCGCTGGCGCAAGATCTGGGTCTTGCGCCAGTGTTTGAGACTGCGCGCATGTATACCGGCAAGATTCCATCGTTACGGCTGGATCGGCTGTTCGGCGTCACCACCTTCGAGTTGGGCTAA